One stretch of Filifactor alocis ATCC 35896 DNA includes these proteins:
- the rsmH gene encoding 16S rRNA (cytosine(1402)-N(4))-methyltransferase RsmH yields MDFLHKPVMLNECIDMLNIVPSGIYVDGTLGGAGHSLEIVKRLDSGKLIAFDQDIEAIKNAKIKLKSYEDKVILIHDNFRNIKKSLEDIDIFRINGLLLDLGVSSYQLDSPERGFSYRYDAPLDMRMNQSSQISAKYIVNTYSEEDLKRIIRDYGEEKWASRIAQFIVEERMKKPIDTTGELVQIIKAAIPKKAREEEQHPAKRTFQAIRIETNHELDVIHDVLESAVELLLPGGVISVITFHSLEDRIVKNFFRDESTGCICSPEIPVCVCNHQARLRLAHRKPLVPSEEELRENPRSRSAKVRGAIKL; encoded by the coding sequence ATGGATTTTTTACACAAACCGGTCATGTTAAATGAATGTATTGATATGTTAAATATTGTTCCAAGTGGAATATATGTAGATGGAACTTTAGGTGGTGCAGGACACTCTCTTGAAATTGTAAAAAGATTAGATTCCGGGAAATTGATTGCTTTTGATCAAGATATAGAAGCAATTAAGAATGCAAAGATAAAATTAAAATCTTATGAGGATAAAGTGATACTCATTCACGATAACTTTCGTAATATAAAAAAATCATTAGAAGATATTGATATCTTTCGTATAAATGGGTTATTATTAGACTTAGGAGTGTCCTCTTATCAGCTGGATTCTCCGGAAAGAGGTTTCTCTTATCGTTATGATGCACCATTGGATATGAGAATGAATCAAAGTTCACAAATCAGTGCAAAATATATTGTAAACACATATTCTGAAGAGGATTTAAAAAGAATCATTAGAGATTACGGAGAAGAAAAATGGGCAAGTAGAATTGCTCAGTTTATTGTGGAAGAAAGAATGAAAAAGCCAATTGATACAACCGGAGAGTTAGTTCAAATTATAAAAGCGGCGATTCCAAAAAAAGCCAGAGAAGAAGAACAACATCCCGCTAAGCGCACCTTTCAAGCTATACGAATTGAAACAAATCATGAATTAGATGTGATTCATGATGTTTTGGAAAGTGCAGTTGAGTTGCTTTTACCGGGTGGAGTTATTTCTGTAATTACATTTCATTCTTTGGAAGATAGGATAGTAAAGAACTTTTTTAGAGATGAATCGACAGGGTGTATTTGCTCGCCGGAAATTCCAGTTTGTGTATGTAACCATCAAGCAAGGTTAAGGTTAGCGCATAGAAAACCGCTTGTGCCAAGCGAAGAAGAATTGCGAGAAAATCCTCGCTCACGCAGCGCAAAGGTAAGAGGAGCGATTAAGTTATAA
- the lgt gene encoding prolipoprotein diacylglyceryl transferase, which produces MDPVAFEIFGLEIRWYAIFITFAMLLGVFLVSKQGKKEGFVENDLMDIFLCAFPLSIIGARLYYVLFRYSVYKGDVLSMLNIRQGGLAIHGGLIGAFIGGYFIVRKYGLNLWKTLDLYVPYLALGQAIGRWGNFMNQEAHGGPTDLPWGIMIDGVRVHPTFLYESILDFVLFVFLIYIRKNKKFDGQMISIYLIVYSIGRFFIEGLRTDSLMIGSFKIAQTVSVVLIIVGFGIWIMRKNNELDGAYVKRC; this is translated from the coding sequence ATGGATCCGGTTGCATTTGAGATTTTTGGATTAGAAATAAGATGGTATGCGATATTTATTACTTTTGCAATGTTGTTAGGTGTATTTTTGGTTTCTAAACAAGGTAAAAAAGAAGGATTTGTAGAAAATGACTTGATGGATATTTTTCTTTGTGCATTTCCTCTGTCTATTATAGGGGCAAGATTGTATTATGTTTTGTTTCGATATTCTGTTTATAAGGGAGATGTTCTTTCTATGTTAAACATCAGACAGGGAGGATTGGCAATTCATGGAGGTTTGATAGGTGCTTTTATCGGCGGATACTTCATTGTCAGAAAATATGGACTGAATTTGTGGAAAACACTTGATTTGTATGTACCCTATCTTGCATTAGGACAAGCCATAGGAAGATGGGGCAATTTTATGAATCAGGAGGCACATGGGGGACCTACCGATTTACCATGGGGAATTATGATAGATGGAGTGAGAGTACATCCTACTTTTTTATATGAGTCTATTTTGGATTTTGTGTTATTTGTATTTTTGATTTATATTAGAAAAAATAAGAAATTTGACGGACAGATGATATCAATATATTTAATAGTGTATTCCATAGGACGATTTTTTATTGAGGGATTACGAACTGATTCTCTTATGATAGGTTCATTTAAAATCGCTCAGACTGTCAGTGTGGTTCTCATTATTGTGGGGTTTGGAATTTGGATAATGAGAAAGAACAATGAGTTAGACGGAGCCTATGTAAAAAGATGTTAA
- the yfmH gene encoding EF-P 5-aminopentanol modification-associated protein YfmH: protein MKQHSMMSRLKEEIFHKKLSNNMELFFMKKEGFTKKYAVFATNFGSNDLSFVSPHTKEQVTVNEGIAHFLEHKMFEQPNGTDAFEKFSEIGADANAFTNFDMTAYLFSSTDFFYEGLEHLISYVQTPFFTKENVDKEKGIIAQEIKIYQDNPVWVLFFNALKAMYINHNNRIDIAGTVESIYRITPEELYTCYNTFYSPSNMALFVIGDLDWNDIVNTVEKTVKNDLAFEGKVHRLEKKEPNKISQKTIVQKFPVSIPMFMIAFKEKMDGEHRGKDLMKKMISTEIILDLLFRKGSELNEELYNENLIFSTLDCEYNASRNYGYTLISAESRKVTTVIQKIMDCIGKSKKIGLNQEDFDRVKKSRIGSYIKSFDAMEGLANNYVSYYFQGMDWFEYGEILEEITLEFCQDRLEQHFVEDMKVVSFINPKE from the coding sequence ATGAAACAACATAGTATGATGAGTCGTCTAAAAGAGGAAATTTTTCATAAAAAATTATCAAATAACATGGAGTTGTTTTTTATGAAAAAAGAAGGATTTACTAAAAAATATGCTGTGTTTGCAACAAACTTTGGCTCAAATGATTTAAGTTTTGTCAGTCCTCATACAAAGGAACAAGTTACAGTAAATGAAGGAATTGCCCATTTTTTAGAGCATAAAATGTTTGAACAACCGAATGGGACAGATGCGTTTGAGAAGTTTTCTGAAATAGGAGCAGACGCGAATGCGTTTACAAATTTTGATATGACAGCATATTTGTTTTCTTCTACTGATTTTTTTTATGAAGGATTGGAACATTTGATTTCTTATGTGCAAACACCATTTTTTACAAAAGAAAATGTAGACAAAGAAAAAGGAATTATTGCACAGGAAATCAAAATATATCAGGATAATCCGGTGTGGGTGCTGTTTTTTAATGCATTAAAAGCAATGTATATTAACCACAATAATAGGATTGATATAGCAGGAACAGTAGAGAGTATTTATAGAATTACTCCGGAAGAGCTATACACTTGTTATAACACTTTTTATTCTCCATCTAATATGGCTTTATTTGTGATTGGAGATTTAGATTGGAATGACATAGTAAATACGGTGGAAAAAACGGTAAAAAATGATCTTGCATTTGAGGGGAAAGTTCATCGTCTTGAGAAGAAAGAGCCAAATAAAATCAGTCAAAAAACGATCGTACAAAAATTTCCTGTATCTATTCCAATGTTTATGATTGCATTTAAGGAAAAGATGGATGGGGAACATAGAGGAAAAGATTTGATGAAAAAAATGATTTCGACAGAAATCATTTTAGACTTGTTGTTCCGTAAAGGGAGTGAATTGAATGAAGAGTTATACAATGAAAATTTGATTTTCTCTACTTTAGATTGTGAATATAATGCAAGTAGAAATTACGGATATACTTTAATATCTGCAGAAAGCAGAAAAGTAACTACTGTTATTCAAAAAATTATGGATTGTATTGGAAAATCAAAGAAAATCGGTTTAAATCAAGAAGATTTTGATAGAGTTAAGAAAAGCAGGATAGGAAGTTATATCAAATCTTTTGATGCAATGGAAGGGTTGGCAAATAACTATGTGTCCTATTATTTTCAAGGGATGGATTGGTTTGAGTACGGAGAAATATTGGAGGAAATTACTCTTGAGTTTTGCCAAGATAGATTAGAGCAACATTTTGTGGAAGATATGAAAGTAGTATCTTTTATTAATCCTAAGGAGTAA
- the yfmF gene encoding EF-P 5-aminopentanol modification-associated protein YfmF — protein MSIRKTDLCHGVTFRKIDCTQFKTNIIEVYFRKELSRDDVTQNSLVPYVLKSGTKNYPTDMRLSKHLQELYGTKLGISVSKAGENQVIGFKMSFVREEFLEESILESVISILSEIIFSPVLEDGVFLRKYVDTEKEVLKESILAKINDKGHYAKEMCIEKMCEEEPYGIVEEGYLEDLDEITPETLYQQYQNLLSYSLVDIVVEGTMDFDRTVGLIQQYFSFPTERSFVLKNEVVAKTVETVKEYEETMDIEQGKLVMGFRTNRSIRDDDYYALLMYSVILGNGSFSKLFRVVREKYSLCYSIGTSLEKLKGIMFIQTGIDSKNKAQVMRLIQEQMKEMEMKNISEEEILQGKKLVINGFKSVKDSVMGLCDFYYFQTLHGNEKSIEEIIDSIQSVTVEEIAKVAHDIQLDTIFFLRGKGEVSNETT, from the coding sequence TTGAGTATAAGAAAAACAGACCTTTGTCATGGGGTTACTTTTAGAAAAATAGATTGTACCCAATTTAAGACTAATATAATAGAGGTTTATTTTAGGAAAGAGTTATCTAGGGATGATGTCACACAAAACTCTTTGGTTCCCTATGTGTTGAAATCAGGCACAAAAAATTATCCTACAGATATGAGACTTTCAAAACACTTACAGGAGTTGTATGGAACAAAATTAGGAATCTCTGTATCTAAGGCCGGAGAAAATCAGGTGATTGGATTTAAGATGAGTTTTGTACGAGAAGAGTTTTTAGAAGAAAGTATTTTGGAGTCGGTAATTTCTATTCTTTCCGAAATTATTTTTTCACCGGTTTTAGAGGATGGAGTTTTCTTACGTAAATATGTAGATACAGAAAAAGAAGTGCTTAAGGAATCCATTTTAGCAAAAATTAATGATAAAGGACATTATGCAAAGGAAATGTGCATTGAAAAAATGTGTGAAGAAGAGCCTTACGGAATTGTTGAGGAGGGCTATCTGGAAGATTTAGATGAAATTACTCCTGAAACTTTATATCAACAATATCAGAATCTCCTCTCTTATTCTTTGGTCGATATTGTGGTAGAAGGGACCATGGATTTTGATAGAACTGTAGGGTTAATTCAACAATATTTTTCTTTTCCGACAGAACGAAGTTTTGTGTTAAAAAATGAAGTTGTAGCAAAAACTGTGGAAACTGTTAAGGAATATGAAGAAACAATGGATATTGAACAAGGAAAATTAGTAATGGGGTTTCGAACCAATCGAAGTATAAGAGATGATGATTACTATGCATTGTTGATGTATTCTGTTATTTTGGGGAATGGTTCTTTCTCTAAATTATTTCGAGTGGTTAGAGAAAAATATAGTCTATGTTATTCAATTGGTACATCTTTGGAAAAATTAAAGGGAATTATGTTTATTCAAACCGGAATCGACTCAAAAAATAAGGCGCAGGTAATGAGATTGATTCAAGAACAAATGAAAGAGATGGAGATGAAAAATATCTCTGAAGAAGAGATATTACAAGGGAAGAAATTAGTAATAAACGGTTTTAAAAGTGTGAAAGATAGTGTTATGGGACTTTGTGACTTTTATTATTTTCAAACTTTGCATGGGAATGAAAAATCTATCGAAGAGATTATAGACTCTATTCAAAGTGTAACAGTAGAAGAAATAGCGAAAGTTGCACATGATATTCAGTTGGATACTATTTTTTTCTTAAGAGGCAAGGGAGAGGTAAGCAATGAAACAACATAG
- a CDS encoding DUF896 domain-containing protein, with the protein MKPELINRINVLAHKSKTEGLTEDEKIEQQQLRKEYLDAFRKNFKKQLDNIEIEYRD; encoded by the coding sequence ATGAAACCTGAATTAATCAATCGTATTAATGTTCTTGCACATAAATCCAAAACAGAGGGTTTGACTGAGGACGAAAAAATAGAACAGCAACAGCTAAGAAAAGAGTATTTGGATGCTTTTCGTAAAAACTTTAAAAAGCAGTTAGATAATATTGAGATAGAGTATAGAGACTGA
- a CDS encoding tRNA 2-thiocytidine(32) synthetase TtcA translates to MNTNTSLPIPTKEMERALIKKFRKYLWSPFIRAIIDFEMIQQNDRIAIAISGGKDSLVMAKLMQELYRHSDIPFEPVFISMNPGFSKENESSLIANCKAMDIPVHFFQSDIFEVTTSIAKENPCYMCARMRRGALYGKAEELGCNKLALGHHFNDVNETTIMNLLYTGCFKTMLPKLKSTNFNNMEIIRPLYYVYEEHIHKYMNYIQIFPMDCGCTVTKNEVSSKRKEIKNLIATLKIQNPNVEKCIFKSIQNINIDCCISWQYKDKNYFYLEDNY, encoded by the coding sequence ATGAATACAAATACAAGTCTTCCAATTCCTACAAAAGAAATGGAACGAGCCTTAATTAAAAAATTCAGAAAATATCTGTGGTCACCCTTTATTCGGGCAATCATTGATTTTGAAATGATTCAACAAAACGATAGAATTGCTATTGCTATTTCAGGTGGAAAAGACAGCCTTGTGATGGCTAAACTAATGCAAGAATTGTATCGCCACTCCGATATTCCGTTTGAACCTGTGTTTATTTCCATGAATCCGGGGTTCAGTAAAGAAAACGAATCCTCTCTTATTGCAAATTGTAAAGCAATGGATATTCCTGTACATTTTTTTCAATCAGATATTTTCGAAGTAACTACATCAATTGCAAAAGAAAATCCTTGTTATATGTGTGCAAGAATGAGAAGAGGTGCATTATATGGAAAAGCCGAAGAATTAGGCTGCAACAAATTAGCTTTGGGACACCATTTCAACGATGTAAATGAAACTACTATAATGAATCTTTTATACACCGGTTGTTTTAAAACAATGTTACCTAAACTAAAATCTACCAATTTTAATAATATGGAAATTATTCGTCCTCTATACTATGTCTATGAAGAACATATTCATAAGTATATGAATTATATTCAAATTTTTCCTATGGATTGTGGATGCACTGTAACAAAAAATGAGGTTTCAAGTAAACGAAAAGAAATCAAAAATTTAATTGCAACATTAAAAATACAAAATCCCAATGTTGAAAAATGCATTTTTAAATCTATCCAAAACATCAACATAGATTGTTGTATTTCTTGGCAATACAAAGATAAAAATTACTTCTATTTAGAAGATAATTACTAA
- the rbsB gene encoding ribose ABC transporter substrate-binding protein RbsB — MRKRLALLLTAMLMVTMVFVGCGEKEETKSDVQAETGGKVGLVVSTLDNPFFVDLKTGAEEKAAELGLELIVLDSQNDPAKELSNVEDLITKEVKILLINPTDSDAVASAVAAANEAGVPVVTLDRGANSGDVVTHIASDNVAGGKMAGEYIIEQLGGKGNVVELEGIPGTSAATDRGQGFNEAIAGKEITVVAKQTANFDRTEGLSVMENILQAQPEIDAVFAHNDEMALGALEAIKASNRDIKVVGFDATDDAKTAVEAGEMLATVAQQPKLIGSLGVETAGKILAGEKTEASIPVELQLIVKK; from the coding sequence ATGAGAAAGCGTTTAGCATTACTATTAACGGCCATGTTAATGGTAACAATGGTATTTGTAGGTTGTGGGGAAAAAGAAGAAACAAAGTCTGATGTTCAGGCAGAAACTGGGGGAAAAGTAGGTTTAGTAGTATCTACACTGGATAATCCGTTTTTTGTTGACTTAAAAACAGGTGCGGAAGAAAAAGCAGCTGAACTTGGATTGGAATTAATTGTATTGGATTCTCAAAATGACCCTGCAAAAGAGTTGTCAAATGTAGAAGACTTAATTACAAAAGAAGTAAAAATACTTTTGATTAACCCGACAGATTCTGATGCAGTAGCTTCTGCAGTCGCAGCAGCAAACGAAGCAGGAGTTCCCGTTGTTACTCTTGACAGAGGAGCAAATTCCGGAGATGTTGTTACACATATTGCATCTGATAACGTAGCAGGTGGAAAGATGGCAGGAGAGTATATTATTGAACAACTTGGCGGAAAAGGAAATGTTGTAGAGTTAGAGGGAATCCCCGGAACATCTGCAGCTACAGATCGAGGTCAAGGGTTTAATGAAGCAATTGCCGGAAAAGAGATTACTGTAGTAGCAAAACAAACAGCTAACTTCGATAGAACAGAAGGACTTTCTGTAATGGAAAATATTCTTCAAGCTCAACCTGAAATTGATGCTGTATTTGCACATAATGATGAAATGGCACTTGGTGCTTTGGAAGCAATTAAAGCATCAAACCGTGATATTAAAGTTGTAGGATTTGACGCTACCGATGATGCGAAAACTGCTGTTGAAGCCGGAGAAATGTTGGCAACTGTTGCTCAACAACCAAAATTGATCGGTTCTTTGGGAGTAGAAACAGCCGGAAAAATTTTAGCCGGAGAGAAGACAGAAGCAAGCATACCTGTAGAATTACAACTAATTGTAAAAAAATAG
- a CDS encoding ABC transporter permease subunit, with translation MLKKISIKKMKPVLGLILFSVVITIIRPNFMTSANLLNVLRQTSINAIIAAGMTFVILTGGIDLSVGSILAFSSAVGVWMLQTGNGIAVSVLVCLVIGALAGLFNSVVITRGNIQPFIATLATMTLLRGATLVFTGGKPLAISFSKDAINLSSLCIFQKIGSGKVLGIPIPIIIMIVVFLLCWHILRNMAIGRYIYAIGGNEEAAKLSGLNVKKIKAMAYVFNGVLAALAGLILASRLVSAQPTAGNGYELDAIAAVVLGGTSLAGGQGSVLGTILGALIIGVLNNALNLMDVSSYYQMICKAIVILIAVLLDRKEK, from the coding sequence ATGTTAAAAAAAATATCGATTAAAAAAATGAAACCGGTGTTAGGTTTAATTTTATTTTCTGTAGTGATTACCATAATTCGTCCTAATTTTATGACATCTGCAAACTTGTTAAATGTCTTAAGACAAACTTCTATTAACGCAATTATAGCTGCAGGGATGACTTTTGTTATTTTAACCGGTGGGATTGATTTGTCAGTAGGCTCTATACTGGCTTTTAGCAGTGCTGTGGGAGTATGGATGTTACAAACGGGAAACGGAATTGCAGTCAGCGTTCTTGTCTGTCTTGTTATCGGAGCACTTGCCGGTTTATTTAACTCCGTTGTAATTACAAGAGGAAATATTCAACCATTTATCGCTACTTTAGCAACAATGACATTGCTCCGTGGAGCAACACTTGTGTTTACCGGCGGAAAACCATTGGCAATTTCTTTTTCCAAAGATGCGATAAATTTAAGCAGTTTATGTATTTTTCAAAAAATCGGATCCGGAAAAGTATTAGGAATTCCTATCCCGATTATCATTATGATTGTAGTATTTTTATTATGTTGGCATATTTTAAGAAATATGGCAATTGGAAGATACATTTATGCAATTGGAGGGAACGAAGAAGCTGCTAAATTATCCGGTTTGAATGTAAAAAAAATCAAAGCGATGGCGTATGTGTTCAATGGTGTTCTTGCTGCATTGGCAGGTTTGATTTTGGCATCTCGGCTTGTTTCTGCACAACCAACTGCAGGTAACGGTTACGAGTTGGATGCGATAGCAGCTGTTGTCCTTGGCGGAACTTCTCTTGCCGGGGGGCAAGGTTCCGTACTTGGTACAATATTGGGCGCTTTGATTATTGGTGTATTGAACAATGCACTGAACCTAATGGATGTATCATCTTATTATCAGATGATTTGTAAGGCTATAGTGATACTGATAGCAGTGTTATTAGATAGAAAAGAAAAATAA
- a CDS encoding sugar ABC transporter ATP-binding protein, with product MSILSLKNISKEFPGVKALDNVSLNAYAGEAMALMGENGAGKSTLIKILAGIYTRDTGSVFIDGKEVDIRTVKDSQRYKIAVIHQELNLIPNLTVAENIFIGREPVKKFNIVDKEKMIREAGKYLQELGVNISPESIVSDLSIAGQQMVEIAKAISENAEIIVMDEPTDALTDKEVETLFKVIRSLKKQNKAIIYISHRIGEIFEICEKTTILRDGQLIGEREISNLTENEVIQMMVGRSLTEQFPYIKVESKEIILEVEELSNEFFENLSFQLKKGEVLGIAGLVGSGRTELAKTIYGTYSAKRGNIRIQGKSIDCNKVFSGLEYGIAYVSEDRKKDGLVLSMSVKENMSLSSMKTFRTVFGVNKKKEVEYSEHFKKKMNIKTPSLEQKIKNLSGGNQQKVSIAKCLMTEPDVLILDEPTRGIDVGAKYEIYELINQMKKEQKGIIVISSEMPELLGISDRIIVMHEGLKKGELVRTEFSQEKIMQYILS from the coding sequence ATGAGTATATTAAGTCTAAAGAACATTTCAAAAGAATTTCCCGGCGTAAAAGCGTTGGACAATGTTTCTTTGAATGCTTATGCCGGAGAAGCAATGGCTTTGATGGGAGAGAATGGAGCCGGAAAGTCAACTCTGATTAAAATTTTGGCAGGAATTTATACAAGAGATACAGGAAGTGTTTTCATTGATGGAAAAGAAGTAGATATTAGGACAGTAAAAGATTCACAACGATATAAGATTGCTGTAATTCATCAAGAATTAAACTTAATTCCGAATTTGACTGTAGCAGAAAATATTTTTATCGGTAGAGAACCTGTTAAAAAATTTAATATTGTAGATAAGGAAAAGATGATTCGAGAAGCGGGAAAATATTTACAGGAATTAGGAGTGAATATTTCTCCCGAAAGTATTGTTTCTGATTTATCAATTGCCGGACAACAGATGGTTGAAATTGCAAAAGCTATTTCGGAAAATGCTGAAATTATTGTGATGGATGAGCCGACAGATGCATTAACAGATAAAGAGGTAGAAACTTTATTCAAAGTAATCCGTTCTTTGAAGAAACAAAATAAAGCGATTATCTATATTTCCCATAGAATAGGTGAAATTTTTGAAATATGTGAAAAAACAACTATACTAAGAGATGGACAATTGATTGGAGAACGAGAAATTTCTAATTTAACAGAGAACGAAGTGATTCAGATGATGGTAGGAAGAAGCTTAACAGAACAGTTTCCATATATCAAGGTAGAATCGAAAGAAATTATTTTGGAAGTAGAAGAGTTGAGCAATGAATTTTTTGAAAATTTATCGTTTCAATTAAAAAAAGGTGAAGTATTAGGAATTGCCGGATTAGTAGGTTCAGGAAGAACAGAACTGGCAAAAACAATTTACGGAACTTATTCTGCTAAAAGAGGAAATATTCGAATACAAGGAAAATCAATCGATTGTAACAAAGTTTTTTCAGGATTGGAATATGGTATTGCATATGTGTCGGAAGATAGAAAAAAAGACGGTTTAGTATTGTCAATGAGTGTGAAGGAGAATATGAGTCTTTCGTCTATGAAAACATTTAGGACAGTTTTTGGTGTCAATAAGAAAAAGGAAGTAGAGTACTCAGAGCATTTTAAGAAAAAGATGAACATAAAAACACCGAGTTTGGAACAAAAGATAAAGAATCTATCCGGTGGGAATCAACAAAAAGTATCTATTGCAAAGTGTCTTATGACAGAACCTGATGTATTAATTTTAGATGAACCTACCAGAGGGATAGATGTAGGAGCGAAGTACGAAATCTATGAATTGATTAATCAAATGAAGAAAGAACAAAAGGGAATTATTGTGATTTCTTCAGAGATGCCGGAGTTGCTGGGGATTAGCGATAGAATTATTGTTATGCATGAAGGACTGAAAAAGGGAGAATTAGTAAGAACTGAATTTTCACAGGAAAAAATCATGCAGTATATACTTTCATAA
- the rbsD gene encoding D-ribose pyranase produces the protein MKKSELLNSDLSYEISKMGHTQTILIGDCGLPIPSGVKRIDLAVKRGVPSFADILETVLSELCVEKYIVAEELHFQNAAMEQYIKKTMGSIPSEVVSHEELKKMSEHVVCIVRTGEASPYANIILQSGVQF, from the coding sequence GTGAAAAAATCGGAATTATTAAATAGTGACTTATCTTATGAAATCTCTAAAATGGGGCATACTCAAACCATATTGATTGGTGATTGCGGATTACCGATTCCAAGCGGTGTAAAAAGAATTGATTTGGCTGTCAAAAGAGGCGTGCCGTCTTTTGCAGATATTTTAGAGACGGTATTGTCCGAACTATGTGTAGAAAAATATATTGTAGCAGAAGAATTACATTTTCAAAACGCTGCTATGGAGCAATATATTAAAAAGACAATGGGTTCAATACCAAGTGAAGTTGTTTCACATGAAGAATTGAAGAAAATGTCTGAACATGTAGTATGTATTGTCAGAACCGGAGAAGCGAGTCCTTATGCAAATATTATATTACAGTCAGGTGTTCAATTTTAA
- the rbsK gene encoding ribokinase — protein sequence MICVVGSLNMDLVIDCQRIPSVGETVIGKQFHTIPGGKGANQAVACGRLGAETYMLGKVGNDGFADEVLTSLNESNVNTKWIQRCSEPTGVAIISVDEQGGNSIIVAMGANNTVSKEYIVSMKDVLEKSNIIILQHEIPLTTVEYIIDCYAGKRKTIVLNPAPAMEVSDHVLSKIDFLIPNEHEIKKISSGISSDLEGYEPYIQYYLDKGVKNIIITLGDEGCLHATQKENRKYPARKVAAVDTTAAGDTFVGAFCAEYERGLNVEQAISFATIASSVSVTRKGAQTSIPYLYEIEEML from the coding sequence ATGATTTGTGTAGTGGGAAGTTTGAATATGGATTTGGTTATAGACTGTCAGAGAATTCCAAGTGTGGGTGAAACTGTAATAGGCAAACAGTTCCATACGATTCCGGGAGGCAAAGGAGCGAATCAAGCGGTTGCTTGCGGAAGATTAGGTGCAGAGACTTATATGCTTGGTAAAGTAGGGAATGATGGTTTTGCAGACGAAGTGTTAACATCTTTGAATGAAAGCAACGTAAACACCAAATGGATACAACGTTGTTCTGAACCGACAGGAGTTGCGATTATCAGTGTTGATGAACAAGGTGGAAATAGTATCATCGTTGCAATGGGAGCTAATAACACTGTGTCAAAAGAGTATATTGTCAGTATGAAAGATGTGTTGGAGAAATCAAACATTATTATATTACAACATGAAATTCCGCTAACTACAGTAGAGTATATTATTGATTGTTATGCAGGAAAAAGAAAAACAATTGTATTGAATCCTGCACCTGCAATGGAAGTATCGGATCATGTTTTGAGTAAGATTGATTTTTTAATACCGAATGAACATGAAATTAAAAAAATTTCTTCGGGGATATCATCTGACTTAGAGGGATATGAACCTTATATTCAGTACTATTTAGACAAAGGAGTAAAAAATATTATTATTACTCTTGGAGACGAAGGATGTCTTCATGCAACACAGAAAGAAAACAGAAAATATCCGGCAAGGAAGGTGGCGGCAGTAGATACGACTGCTGCAGGAGATACATTTGTTGGAGCTTTTTGTGCAGAATATGAAAGAGGTTTAAATGTGGAACAAGCTATTTCTTTTGCTACTATTGCCTCTTCTGTCTCTGTTACTCGAAAAGGTGCACAGACATCCATTCCATATTTATATGAGATTGAGGAAATGTTATAG